A stretch of the Manduca sexta isolate Smith_Timp_Sample1 unplaced genomic scaffold, JHU_Msex_v1.0 HiC_scaffold_2689, whole genome shotgun sequence genome encodes the following:
- the LOC119192364 gene encoding chitinase-3-like protein 1 has product MGHKFATWSLWLLMLYANVLASPHTSPRTFTQSAVETVPYHEPIAPPVRASVESVPLRSIRDEGEGRVPLRDAVEKRPIEVYDGDSTFKFAEDAEVIPNNLKDYYGAATYLNNSTNRNDERLQLGNANLQEMHQTSGGSAVRRIVVCYVESWAAYRAPPLAFTASLVPRSCTHLHYAFATVHPHTYAVVPSNEDYDVVKGGYRIATGLKRRIPGLKVILSIGGEGTDRLFSEIVQEPIRRSLFIESALNFLQEHDFDGLDLHWVYPGEKDDKEREMLTSLLYEIREKFSPYGLLLSTVLPPFRYQIEDGYDLSAVSGATDYTILQAWDMTHGKRDDPPARAVQHSALHRDPGAASRDQRYDNIEFMVKYIVRHGMAPEKLVLGIPLFGRSYTLAPSTHPSPGALISGWGEEGPYTQTKGSLAYFEICMAEREGKGVTGVDDAGNSYAVFDNQWVTYDTPSTVIEKMKFVINSGLAGAAAWAIDMDDFRGLCGSPFPILGAISVTLNGEAVQTDQSSLKIGSCDSDTPYLASDEDSCAHFHFCTGGISYRMSCEEQRLYD; this is encoded by the exons ATGGGGCACAAATTTGCAACATGG TCATTATGGCTATTGATGCTATACGCCAATGTATTAGCGTCTCCACATACATCCCCTAGGACCTTCACACAAAGTGCAGTTGAGACAGTTCCGTACCACGAACCCATTGCTCCACCCGTACGAGCATCCGTTGAAAGTGTACCGCtcag GAGTATACGCGATGAAGGGGAAGGCAGAGTACCCCTGCGTGATGCAGTTGAAAAACGACCTATTGAAGTCTACGACGGAGACTCGACGTTTAAATTCGCAGAG GATGCAGAAGTTATACCCAATAACTTAAAAGATTATTACGGAGCGGCAACGTATCTTAACAA caGCACTAACCGCAATGATGAAAGACTTCAACTAGGAAATGCAAATTTACAAG AAATGCATCAGACATCTGGTGGGAGTGCAGTTCGCCGGATCGTAGTGTGCTATGTCGAGTCCTGGGCTGCATATAGGGCACCACCTTTGGCCTTTACCGCAAGCTTGGTACCTCGCTCCTGTACGCATTTACATTATGCCTTCGCTACCGTACATCCTCATACATACGCCGTGGTGCCATCAAATGAAGACTACGATGTCGTTAAAG GTGGCTACCGTATCGCCACGGGCTTAAAACGTCGCATTCCTGGATTGAAAGTTATTCTAAGTATCGGGGGAGAAGGAACTGATCGCCTATTTAGTGAAATAGTGCAAGAGCCAATAAGACgcagtttatttattgaaagtgCTTTGAACTTCTTGCAAGAGCATGATTTTGACGGTCTGGATCTTCATTGGGTTTATCCGG GCGAAAAAGATGACAAAGAACGGGAAATGCTCACGTCTCTACTTTATGAAATAAGGGAAAAATTTTCGCCATACGGACTTCTTCTTTCAACCGTGCTACCACCGTTCAG ATATCAAATTGAAGACGGATACGATCTCAGTGCTGTAAGTGGTGCAACAGATTATACGATCTTGCAAGCTTGGGACATGACTCACGGGAAAAGAGACGATCCTCCCGCCAGAGCTGTACAGCACAGCGCTTTACACAGAGATCCTGGAGCAGCCTCCAGGGACCAACGATATGACAACAtc GAATTCATGGTGAAATATATAGTTCGACACGGAATGGCCCCTGAAAAATTAGTGCTCGGCATACCTTTATTCGGTCGCAGTTATACCTTAGCACCATCGACACATCCGTCACCGGGAGCTCTGATAAGCGGCTGGGGAGAAGAAGGGCCTTACACTCAAACCAAAGGATCTTTAGCTTACTTTGAG aTTTGTATGGCAGAAAGGGAAGGTAAAGGAGTCACTGGGGTAGATGACGCTGGTAATTCATACGCTGTATTCGACAATCAATGGGTTACTTACGACACACCATCAACTGTTATAGAAAAG ATGAAATTTGTGATAAACTCAGGTTTAGCTGGAGCGGCAGCTTGGGCAATTGACATGGACGATTTCAGAGGACTATGCGGCTCTCCATTCCCTATACTTGGCGCCATTTCAGTCACTTTGAACG GTGAAGCTGTCCAAACCGACCAGTCGTCTTTGAAAATTGGATCTTGCGATTCAGACACCCCCTATCTTGCCTCAGACGAAGATTCTTGTGCTCATTTCCATTTCTGTACTGGTGGTATCAGCTACAGGATGTCATGTGAAGAGCAGCGATTATATGACC